The sequence below is a genomic window from Ensifer adhaerens.
TGCGCCGCAGCTGCTGCTTGACCTCTGGACCTTCCAGGCGCCGGCCGTTGCCTACATGACGATCGGTATCCTGACCGCCACGACCTATGTTTTCGGCGGGCTGATGCGCGAACAGGTCTGCACTTACATGTGCCCGTGGCCGCGCATCCAGGGCGCGATGCTGGACGAGAATTCGCTGACTGTCACATATAACGACTGGCGCGGCGAACCCCGGACGCATGGCACCAAGAAAGCCGCCGCCGAAGGCAAGGTTGCCGGTGATTGCGTCGACTGCAATGCCTGTGTCGTCGTCTGTCCCATGGGCATCGACATTCGCGATGGGCAGCAGCTCGAATGCATCACCTGCGCGCTCTGTATCGATGCCTGCGACGGCGTGATGGACAAGCTCGGTCGCGACAAGGGGCTGATCTCCTATGCGACGCTTGCCGATTACAATGCCAACATGGCGCTGGCGACCGGCAATGGCGCGCATCCGATCAATCCTAACATCGTGCGCGATGCCGACGGGCATTTCCACGACAAGGTCAAGCATTTCAACTGGAAGATCATCTTCCGCGCCCGCACGCTTCTCTACATGGGCGTCTGGGCGGCGGTCGGGGTCGGGCTGCTTGTCGCGCTGCTGTCGCGCGATCGGCTGGAGGTCAACGTGTTGCATGACCGCAATCCGCAATACGTGCTCGAATCCGACGGTTCGATCCGTAATGGCTTCACCGTTCGCATCCTCAACATGATCCCCGAACCGCGGGTGATCAACCTGTCGCTCGAAGGGCTCGACGGCGCAACAATGAAGATCAACGGCATGGATCAGCCTGACAGCCGTAGCTTCGACATTCCCGCCGATCCGGACAAAGCGGTGACGCTGAAGGTCTATGTGACGGTCCCGCGCGACCAGCTGCATGACGACGAACAGCATTTCCGCTTCATCGCCGAGGACAAGTCCAGCAATGAACACGACGTCTACAAGGCCGTCTTCAACGCCCCGGCGGACGTCAAGAACAGGGAGCATCACTGATGGCGACGGCAACGGACAAGACCGGCACCTTTACCGGCTGGCATTTCCTGGCGATCATGATCGCCTTTTTCGGGACGATCATCGCGGTCAATTTCACGATGGCCTGGTACGCCACCCATTCGTGGAGCGGGCTGGTGGCAGAGGACACGTTCAAGGCGAGCCAGCAGTTCAATGCGAAAGCGGAGCATATGCGCGAGATGGCGGCGACCGGCATCCGCGGCGAACTGACGGCCAGTCGCGAAGGAATCCGCTATGTGCTGACCCATCCGCAGCGTGGCCCCGTCCCGGCAGACGAGGTGGTGGCCTCGTTCCATCGCCCGGTCGGCACGCAGCAGGATTTCGTCGTCACGCTGAAGCATGAAGGCGACGGGGTATTCACGACCAGTCACGAGGTCCTGCCGGGCGAATGGATCGTCGACCTGAAGACCAACGACGAGGGCCAGGTGGTTTATCACGAGGCGATCCGCGTGCACGTGTTTCCCAATCGCTGAGCATATCCGGGGCAGGGTGAGAAAATGAGTTGTTGTGCAGCAGGGACCGAAGCGGCACTGGATGCCGAAAAGGCACTCCATGAGTTGCCGCCGAGCGACGAACTCTGGCTTGCAAGCCGGCCGCTCGACGGCGGATTGCGCCAGACGGATCTGGCCGTGCCCGGCGTTCATTGCGGCGCCTGCATCACCACGCTGGAAAAGGCGCTGAAGGCGCTGCCGGAGGTCGAGCGCGCCCGCGTCAATCTCTCGACCCGCCGCGTCACCTGCGTCTGGAAGGAAGAGGTGAACGGCCGTCGCACCGATCCGTCGGTCATCGCGAAAGCAATCGAGGCGGCCGGCTACGAGTCACATCTCTTTTCGATTTCAGCTGAAGAGCAGGACAGCACCCGCAACGGGCTCATCCGCGCCATGGCGGTCGCCGGCTTTGCGGCGATGAACATCATGCTGCTCTCCGTCTCCGTCTGGTCAGGGGCCGATGCGGCAACGCGCGACATGTTCCACTGGATTTCGGCAGCGATTGCCGGACCGACGCTCATCTATTCCGGCCGGCCATTCTATACCTCCGCCTACAAAGCACTGCGTCATGGGCGCATGAACATGGATGTGCCGATCGCGCTCGCCATCACCCTTTCCTATGCCATGTCGCTTTACGAGACGGCGCATCACGGAAAGGAGGCCTATTTCGACGCCTCCGTGTCGCTCCTGTTTTTCCTGCTGATCGGCCGCACGCTCGACCACATCATGCGCGACCGCGCCCGTTCCGCGATCAGCGGTCTTGCGCGCCTCAGCCCCCGGGGTGCGACCTTGCTTTCCCCCGATGGCGGGCGCGAGTATCGGACCATCGACGAAATCGCGCCGGGCGATCGGTTGCTGATTGCGGCCGGCGAGCGCGTGCCGGTCGATTGCATCGTGATATCCGGCGCCAGCGAACTGGATCTGTCGATCGTCAGCGGCGAGAGCCTGCCGGTCGCGGCGACGAATGGCACGGCGCTCCAGGCCGGCGGGCTGAATCTCACCGGTGCGCTTGTCGTGCAGGCGACAGCGGCGGCGCGAAACTCTTTCGTCGCCGAAATCATCGGCCTGATGGAGGCGGCGGAAGGCGGGAAGGCGCGCTATCGCCGAATCGCTGACCGGGCCGCAGAGATCTACGCGCCGGCCGT
It includes:
- a CDS encoding cytochrome c oxidase accessory protein FixG — translated: MNIYTADQPKKEAEDVVRHDAEPVNSAKIRKPLYEARKKIFPKRAEGRFRQFKWIVMLITLGIYYLGPWIRWDRGPFAPNQAILIDLAHRRFYFFFIEIWPQEFFFVAGLLVMAGFGLFLITSAVGRAWCGYTCPQTVWVDLFLVVERFIEGDRNARMKLDKAPWSFEKIWKRVAKHAIWIAIGVSTGGAWIFYFADAPQLLLDLWTFQAPAVAYMTIGILTATTYVFGGLMREQVCTYMCPWPRIQGAMLDENSLTVTYNDWRGEPRTHGTKKAAAEGKVAGDCVDCNACVVVCPMGIDIRDGQQLECITCALCIDACDGVMDKLGRDKGLISYATLADYNANMALATGNGAHPINPNIVRDADGHFHDKVKHFNWKIIFRARTLLYMGVWAAVGVGLLVALLSRDRLEVNVLHDRNPQYVLESDGSIRNGFTVRILNMIPEPRVINLSLEGLDGATMKINGMDQPDSRSFDIPADPDKAVTLKVYVTVPRDQLHDDEQHFRFIAEDKSSNEHDVYKAVFNAPADVKNREHH
- a CDS encoding Nitrogen fixation protein FixH, coding for MATATDKTGTFTGWHFLAIMIAFFGTIIAVNFTMAWYATHSWSGLVAEDTFKASQQFNAKAEHMREMAATGIRGELTASREGIRYVLTHPQRGPVPADEVVASFHRPVGTQQDFVVTLKHEGDGVFTTSHEVLPGEWIVDLKTNDEGQVVYHEAIRVHVFPNR